The Pochonia chlamydosporia 170 chromosome Unknown PCv3seq00029, whole genome shotgun sequence genome includes a window with the following:
- a CDS encoding nitrogen regulatory protein areA (similar to Verticillium alfalfae VaMs.102 XP_003007557.1) → MDSTITEHDFRFSQRPDHPGHDDGGGGHQSLTAVSSELSQAFVIASNDLLGNALFPSLDNAAVDATLSIDQLQYDDPLAAAQVWNFFTKARPQLQNRQRLENLTWRMMALSMRKKKQGGEARQLKDYQSSGIARLRKTSETKINAGNNAHAMNLGHDIFSENIASASSLMSPLPASKLDDVCPAGDQSASGIPIKPRKDSAANHFVSQSDPLHQRSGNEEFNHVQRHNHKTRIDEGRNRKRPVNLSPQVLAVNGSTSSGFSNLEVDSELQGYSLDTTSSVTMQQLSQGGDYPVRFALDTFTDVNPAAQFRQKFSFFLSNSPMIPHGLLSNMYNTGSLVPNSSLNNADLNSPPGSAYQPTVSTPMAIGDGDGLYSDSQDNRKQRPQSMRQQTTQNMSNNLGHNEQFMYTGSNTGSQMYSAIGTESGSKSTFSTALSSLSHVNPSQVFQTDSQIASPAVFRRPDDMFSFGGDSDDEDGGNNMQAGNLQMHSDFLSFVDDEAPTGWNASLPGQFSPQTTRFPGGPRKQVMIGRTTTDYVDNSGDWESPGLGRSLSFKASNDKRQQKLPRTASTTSHMAAKHDGFEQIAQSLPTPRTDVPGITSEFSSVAPNRPLSPPSSKCGSSTNLQAAGGNQNDGSAPECTNCFTQATPLWRRNPDGQPLCNACGLFLKLHGVVRPLSLKTDVIRKRNRGSMPDGSGGRARSRKNHTGSAASPKSSTLSIATVAAGSKNANSNMNSANSRTSLPATRTMLPKYCESRVATSTSAGPNTTGSTPNSHYGNKGADAAAAGDNGVVPIAVAPPMATPGPGASSASRSGLPSASSKQQHKQSRRVVADDVSDIDIGSHNEATGPSDMLRSIGYSPHKPSVSSTTLSSSLIVAPQRHLAAHGGMIQMNHHLPEAPQHNVGGPTIGSQEWEWLIMSL, encoded by the exons ATGGATTCAACCATAACAGAACACGACTTTCGATTTTCTCAACGGCCCGATCATccaggccatgatgatggaggtggCGGCCACCAGAGCCTCACCGCCGTCAGCTCTGAATTGTCTCAGGCCTTTGTCATCGCCAGCAATGACTTACTCGGCAACGCTTTGTTTCCATCTCTCGATAACGCAGCAGTCGATGCCACCCTATCGATTGACCAGTTGCAGTATGATGACCCGCTGGCCGCCGCCCAGGTCTGGAATTTCTTCACGAAAGCAAGGCCGCAGCTGCAGAACCGACAGCGCCTCGAGAATCTCACCTGGCGCATGATGGCTCTGAGCATGCGCAAGAAGAAACAGGGGGGTGAAGCTCGCCAGCTTAAGGACTACCAGAGCAG TGGCATTGCCCGATTACGAAAGACTTCAGAAACAAAAATCAATGCCGGCAACAATGCACACGCCATGAATCTCGGCCATGACATCTTTTCTGAAAATATCGCTAGCGCATCTAGTCTCATGTCCCCGCTACCGGCTTCCAAGCTCGACGACGTATGTCCTGCAGGTGATCAATCGGCTTCTGGAATCCCCATCAAGCCTCGCAAGGACTCTGCTGCCAATCACTTCGTATCTCAGTCGGACCCGCTTCACCAGCGATCAGGTAATGAGGAGTTCAACCACGTCCAGCGTCATAATCACAAAACAAGAATTGATGAAGGTCGT AACCGGAAACGCCCCGTCAACTTGTCACCGCAGGTACTGGCAGTCAACGGCAGCACATCAAGCGGATTCTCCAATCTTGAAGTTGATTCTGAGCTTCAGGGATATTCtcttgacaccaccagctcggTTACGATGCAGCAATTGTCTCAAGGCGGTGATTACCCTGTTCGCTTTGCTCTTGACACTTTCACGGACGTGAACCCGGCGGCACAGTTTCGGCAGAAGTTTTCATTTTTTCTCTCCAATTCTCCAATGATACCCCATGGTCTTCTCTCCAACATGTATAATACTGGCTCCTTGGTTCCAAATTCGTCTCTCAACAATGCCGACCTGAACTCGCCGCCGGGATCTGCCTACCAGCCAACTGTTTCCACTCCCATGGCTattggtgatggcgatggcttgTATTCTGACTCTCAAGATAATCGCAAGCAGCGGCCTCAAAGTATGCGTCAGCAAACTACTCAGAACATGAGCAACAACCTGGGCCATAATGAACAGTTTATGTATACCGGTTCCAATACCGGTAGCCAGATGTATTCGGCCATAGGTACAGAGTCTGGATCCAAATCCACATTTAGCACTGCTCTAAGCTCACTTAGCCACGTCAACCCGAGTCAGGTATTCCAGACTGATAGTCAAATTGCGTCGCCCGCTGTCTTCAGGCGGCCGGACGACATGTTCTCATTTGGAGGAGATTccgatgacgaggacggcGGCAATAACATGCAAGCGGGGAACCTGCAAATGCATAGTGACTTCTTGTCGTTCGTGGATGATGAAGCGCCAACGGGCTGGAACGCCTCGCTTCCTGGACAGTTCAGTCCCCAGACTACTCGGTTCCCTGGCGGTCCTCGCAAGCAGGTGATGATTGGCCGCACAACCACCGACTATGTGGACAATAGTGGTGACTGGGAGAGCCCCGGACTGGGGCGGTCTCTGTCGTTCAAGGCTAGTAACGACAAGAGACAGCAGAAGCTTCCTCGGACggcatcaaccacatcgcATATGGCCGCCAAGCACGATGGCTTTGAACAAATTGCCCAGAGCTTGCCTACTCCTCGCACCGACGTGCCTGGTATCACGTCAGAATTTTCGTCTGTTGCTCCAAATCGCCCGTTGTCTCCCCCGTCCTCCAAATGTGGTTCATCAACCAACTTGCAGGCAGCTGGCGGCAATCAGAACGATGGTAGCGCGCCAGAATGTACAAACTGCTTTACCCAGGCTACGCCGCTGTGGAGACGAAATCCGGATGGCCAGCCTCTGTGCAATGCTTGCGGGCTGTTCCTTAAGCTGCATGGTGTTGTCCGACCTTTGAGTTTGAAGACTGACGTTATCAGGAAGAGGAACAGAGGTTCGATGCCTGATGGATCTGGTGGCAGGGCGAGATCGAGAAAGAACCACACTGGCTCTGCCGCGTCTCCCAAGAGCTCAACTTTATCAATTGCCACTGTGGCTGCAGGTAGCAAAAACGCCAACTCTAACATGAACAGTGCCAATAGCAGGACTTCCCTTCCAGCTACCCGAACTATGCTGCCGAAGTACTGCGAGAGTCGCGTGGCCACGAGCACGAGCGCCGGTCCTAACACGACTGGTAGCACCCCGAACAGCCATTATGGTAACAAGGGTGccgatgctgcagctgccggCGACAACGGTGTTGTTCCCATCGCTGTTGCTCCACCTATGGCAACTCCTGGCCCAGGTGCCTCGTCTGCTTCACGATCCGGACTGCCCTCGGCTTCctccaaacaacaacacaagCAAAGCAGGAGGGTCGTCGCTGATGACGTTTCGGACATCGATATTGGCAGCCACAACGAAGCGACTGGACCTAGCGACATGTTGCGATCCATCGGCTACTCGCCTCACAAGCCATCTGTTTCCAGCACTACGCTATCGAGCAGCTTAATCGTGGCTCCTCAACGACATCTGGCGGCCCATGGAGGCATGATTCAAATGAACCACCATCTACCAGAGGCCCCTCAACACAACGTGGGAGGGCCTACAATCGGTTCTCAGGAATGGGAATGGCTAATAATGAGTCTTTAA